From Panthera tigris isolate Pti1 chromosome D3, P.tigris_Pti1_mat1.1, whole genome shotgun sequence, one genomic window encodes:
- the FOXN4 gene encoding forkhead box protein N4: MIESDISSMMSGILQNSGQNHHPSPQEYRLLATTTGEDDLPGDLQSLSWLTAVDVPRLQQMASGRVDLGGPSAPHPHPGALARAASLHVGATPGPLLHGPAGMVPPGMLGLGPIANHRASMNQIPVGGQPSSSLQDQPQLYSPASQTQLPLPPGTQQRPPMGLYGSPFGARPPYPQPHMAVHSSRELHPKHYPKPIYSYSCLIAMALKNSKTGSLPVSEIYTFMKEHFPYFKTAPDGWKNSVRHNLSLNKCFEKVENKMSGSSRKGCLWALNLARIDKMEEEMYKWKRKDLAAIHRSMANPEELDKLISDRPESCRRPGKLGDPEGPVLTHATTVAMAHGRLAVSQLPPQPLMTLSLQSGPLHHQVQPQAHLAPDSPAPAQTPPLHALPELSPSPLPHPAMGRAPVDFVNISTDMNTEVDALDPSIMDFALQGNLWEEMKDGGFSLDTLGAFGDSPLGCELGVSGLTPVSGGSDQSFPDLQVTGLYAAYSTPDSVAASATTSSSQYLGSPGNKPIALL, from the exons gcTCCTGGCCACCACCACCGGCGAGGACGACCTTCCCGGGGACCTGCAGTCGCTGTCCTGGCTCACAGCTGTGGACGTGCCGCGGCTGCAGCAGATGGCGAGTGGCCGCGTGGACCTGGGTGGCCCCAGTGCACCCCACCCACATCCAG GTGCCTTGGCCAGGGCAGCCAGCCTGCATGTGGGAGCCACCCCAGGTCCACTGCTCCACGGCCCGGCTGGCATGGTCCCCCCAGGCATGCTAGGCCTGGGCCCCATAGCCAATCACAGAGCCAGC ATGAACCAGATCCCTGTGGGGGGCCAGCCCTCATCCAGCCTGCAGGACCAGCCACAGCTGTACTCGCCCGCCTCCCAAACGCAGTTACCGCTGCCCCCAGGCACCCAGCAG CGCCCCCCTATGGGCCTGTACGGCTCCCCGTTTGGAGCACGGCCTCCCTACCCCCAGCCCCACATGGCTGTGCATTCGTCTCGGGAACTGCACCCCAAACACTACCCCAAGCCCATCTACTCATACAG CTGTCTGATTGCCATGGCCTTGAAGAACAGTAAGACAGGCAGCCTGCCTGTGAGCGAGATCTACACCTTCATGAAGGAGCACTTTCCCTACTTCAAG ACGGCTCCCGACGGCTGGAAGAACTCGGTGCGGCACAACCTGTCCCTGAACAAGTGCTTTGAGAAGGTGGAGAACAAGATGAGTGGCTCCTCGAGGAAGGGCTGCCTGTGGGCCCTGAACCTGGCCCGCATCgacaagatggaggaagagaTGTACAAGTGGAAGAGGAAGGACCTTGCCGCCATCCACCGGAGCATGGCCAACCCCG AGGAGCTGGACAAGCTGATCTCGGACCGACCGGAGAGCTGCAGACGCCCTGGCAAACTGGGAGACCCCGAGGGCCCCGTGCTGACTCATGCCACCACGGTGGCCATGGCCCATGGACGCCTGGCTGTCTCCCAGCTTCCGCCCCAGCCACTGATGACCCTGTCCCTGCAGTCCGGCCCCCTGCACCACCAGGTCCAGCCCCAGGCACATCTCGCCCCAGACTCTCCCGCCCCGGCCCAGACCCCACCGCTGCACGCCCTGCCGGAActgagccccagccccctcccccaccccgccatggGAAGGGCGCCCGTGGACTTCGTCAACATCAGCACCGACATGAACACTGAGGTGGATGCCCTGGACCCCAGCATCATGGACTTCGCTCTGCAGG GGAACCTCTGGGAGGAGATGAAGGATGGGGGCTTCAGCCTGGACACGCTGGGGGCCTTCGGAGACTCCCCCCTTGGCTGTGAGCTGGGGGTCTCGGGCCTGACCCCCGTCTCCGGCGGCAGCGACCAGTCTTTCCCAGACCTGCAGGTGACGGGCCTGTATGCTGCGTACTCGACCCCAGACAGCGTGGCCGCGTCGGCCACAACCTCATCCTCCCAGTACCTGGGCAGCCCAGGGAACAAGCCCATCGCCCTGCTTTGA